gtcaaaaaacataaattggtCCAATATCGTGCAAATTTTAGGTTATGTCGGCCcgacaagcaaaaaattgacgGATTTCTTATGGGTTGGTGAgtgtgtttgtattttttgacaGCAGCTTTGCGTGAATCCCAAATAtgtgggcagtgttgccaaaaggttggattttttgattaaatgaaATTCAAGTCTTTTAATCTGTGGATTTACATTAATTAAAGGTACAAACAGCATGATCAAAAGCCGCTCCGTTGAAGGTTACCTCAACCTATATCCAGCTCGCGACTATAATTAAAAGGAAACAACTTCTGTCCCGAACGGAACATAAATTACCGCACTCATGTCCCTCAACGGCCCCCTCCACCTCCAACACGTGACACTCTACTTCCGAATCCATCGGCACACCCCTCGACCTTCGCTAAATCTTGCTTCCACTCTGAAACATGCatcgaatataaaaaaaaaactggaaccaTCCGGTACACGAGCGCAAACCCGCTTCGGTCATCATGACAGcgataaaaacaacaacaacgccaAACACGaagaaaaaacagcaaataaataaaacggAACAAACCTAACCTACACACACACGGCGAGGGGTCCGTCTCAAGGCGTTAAAAGTGGTTCTCTGCCACTGCAAAATGGCGCACATTACACGACCCAAGTAGTCTGCGCCGCGGAGATGACTGGACCAAACACAGGGCGACTTGTTCGCGGTGAAGGTAAACAAGGTAGGCCGCGCGCGCGCGGTATTGACACTGAAAACGTCCAAGATCTTGGAATGATTTTCGCGCGCGCCTTATGCAACACTAATACAAGCGCAGCAAGCGCGAACGGAACTGTCAACGTTTTGAGGTTAGGTTAGGCTACCGTTGATTGCGAGGCGTTTAGACGTTAGACGTTGGAATTGAAGAAATAGAAGTAGTTTGGCGGACCCCGCGACGGGACTGTGACAGTTGTGCGCTTTGGCAACACTGCATCGatgttgtttgtaaacaaactgagtGTGATTTGTTTTACAAACAATGAATGGTTTGAGTACTTTGATTGCGATAATTTTGAATAGTCTGTAGGACCCCTCGGCGTGACTTTGACAAATGTTGCTTTTTGGCAACACGGTATCAGTGTTGTCTGTAAACAAACTTGAGgtgatttgtttacaaacaatgcATGGTAAAGACTCTTGGAAATGTATTAATTTTAGGAACATTTGAACGGAACTTTGACAGTCTGTGTTGTTTGTGAACAAacaaaagttgatttgttagcaaacaatgcaaatattttgcagAAATCAGAACAACTGTTTCGATTTTAATGATGATCTTCCTCAGGATTCTGTTGACAGTTATTGTCagtttcctgaaaagtttggttatgtttaCAGATTTCTCTTCGTAACTTTGACAGTTGTTTAATTTGACAACACTGCATCTGTGTTGTTTGTGAACAAacgaaaattgatttgttagcaaacaatgcaaatattttgcagAAATCACAACAACTGTTTCGATTTTAATGATGATCTTCCTCAGGATTCTGTTGACAGTTATTGTCagtttcctgaaaagtttggttatgtttaCAGATTTCTCATCGTAACTTTGACAGTTGTTTAATTTGACAACACTGCATCTGTGTTGTTTGTGAACAAacgaaaattgatttgttagcaaacaatgcaaatattttgcagAAATCACAACAACTGTTTCGATTTTAATGATGATCTTCCTCAGGATTCTGTTGACAGTTATTGTCagtttcctgaaaagtttggttatgtttaCAGATTTCTCTTCGTAACTTTGACAGTTGTTTAATTTGACAACACTGCATCTATGTTGTTTGTAAACACCTTAAGGGTGATTTGTCTACAAAAAATGCTTAGTTTCTTCAGAAATCCAACGTTTCGAACCTTTTGGTGACCTTCTTGAggggttttttttcatttccaagGAGGTTTGGttatgttttcttgttttactCAAAATGGCTCCAACCTTGCCAAGACTAAGTACAGCGAGAGCCACAAGATAATATGTAGGTCGAGCCATCTCAGAACACGTAGTCCTTCGGTTTATCCCCCTCCTCTCAATAGCTTGAATAACTTAAGCTAAGTCACCCGCGAGAAGCGACTTTGTCGCCGCCGCAGGCGGAAAGATCAAGTTCTAAGTGGCAGTCGAATCCCGCGCAGCTCGAAACGGGACAAGAATGTGTCTATCTCGGCTAATATAAATAACTATAGAGCGGGGATCGTAAAGATGTCCGGAATGATGTTGTGCCCGGAGAAGAACGTGAAAGAGAGCACAGTGcagttgaagaaaaaaaaaactggtcagTCGGAAACCGGTTCTTCGGAATAACACAGCGAGAGGGGGCAATCTGAGgagaataataaattttaagaaatttcttTCCTTGAAAGCTTCGCCGGGTAGCGGTGGAGACTTGGGCTGCTAGAAGCGGCGAACCTTCGGAAATAAAAGGGTTCTCGGTTTTCTTTTTTCAACCCGTTTTCGTGTCGTTTTGTAGCTTGGCGATCAAGGTTTTACGATTAGTACCGGGGAGCTTTTAGGACATAACCTCAAAAATTCGATGTAAACAAAGCCTCGTCAAACGTCAAATTGACATTTGCGCCGCAATTTCTAGGTTACGTTCGCCAACTTGATTACCATTCTCGACCTGCTCATGTGACCCGCGATCGAACGGAACAAAACCGCCTCCTCGCCAATATCCGATCGCGCGCGCGACTTGCGCGAACAAGGTGATCCGGTCCTCAGACCGTTCTCAATCCCATGCGCGCACGTGAGGCAACAGGAGGTGGCGAGTTATTTCAATGTTACGCGGTCCGTTGTGTCGCTGCGCCGAATCCTTGAGTCCGTAAAAGCTCTACCGTAGCGTGGACGAAaaatggcttttaaaaattagaattaGCACTAATTGCTAGGGTTGGGTTACGTTACGGACGGGGGGTAAAATCAGATCAGAAGCTCCGATCTCACACGCGCTACACAATTCTGGGAAAGGCTGACCTGCTCGGTTCtgcgagaacaaaaaaaaaacttgacaagAAGCACGCATCTCTCTCTCCGCGTCGGCTATTAACAATTTATAAAATGCTAAACTCACATGAGCTCGCCAAGCTCAACACAATGGCTCATCATCCGGACGCCCTCGCTCTGCTTTCTCACTCAGCGCTAAATTGCATGTCTGGAGCGTCTCAATCATGGTTCTTGACTCTAATTTTGCCTTTCGATCCCACGTTCATGACCGCCAATTTGCTGCAGAGTTCGCGGCGACGGCGACGTCCCGTTCTTGAACTCTCTGACTTGGCATGCTGGACTAGCGATGGGTAGCTTTCTTCTAGGGGAAAAAATGGTTGGGTTTTGCTATTTGTCACTAGGTGTCGCCCTAAATGTTATTCTGCTGTAAGCTTTACACTATTCGCCACCAGGTTTGTTTTGGAAGCTTCGAACCAATCAACACCAAGGTCTCTGAACTCCTGGTTGAGGTCTAGATAACAAAGCAGTTTAGCGATAAAGAGCATCTACTCGTCACTAGATGTCACAATGAGTTGAAGTTGATCGGTACCGGAATTGCGCCAAGTCACGTCCGGTTGGAAGAATAACTTAGTTGACTTTCCTGTAGCTTGCTGGACATGATCTATAGTCAAAAACCACCTACCTctagcttgttacggcggtgaCCATCAGATCTTCACTCCGAGAAGTTCTTGGATGACATGGTTCGACGAAGTCAATGAGGTATTAAATATACGTACCTTAAGGGATCCCGAGACTGTGTGGTTCCTAAGATTTTCGCCGCGCTAAGTTCAACAAACTCATTACCATTCGAAAAACAGCAACCGCAAGTCACTTCCCGAACGCGTCCCTTCTTTTCAACCGTCTATGCTAACTAGCCGAGATCTGTTGACACCGATATGCAATACCTCGCGTGACATCTCACTCTAGAACACCAAAACAAGCCCAGTTGCACTTCAACCGGCGTTCGCGACGAACCGTTCCAGGATGAACCTCACCCTGCTCGACCAAAACTTCACCGCCAACGCGTCCTTCGACTGCGACGCGTCCTCGATCGTCCCCGAGGGGATCGCCTCGCTGCGCTTCCAGGTCCTGATCTGCCTGGCGTACACCACCATCTTCCTGGTGTCGATCGTCGGCAATACGGCGGTCTTCCTGGTGGTGCACCTGCAGCCGCGCATGAACACCGTCACGAACCTGCTGATCGCAAACCTCGCCACCGGCGACATCCTCATGACCATCTTCTGCATTCCGTTCTCGTTCATCTCGATCTTCGTGCTGCAGTACTGGCCGTTCGGCGCGCTGATCTGCCGCATCGTCAACTACTCGCAGGCGATTTCGGTGCTGATCTCCGCGTACACGATGATCGCGATCAGCGCCGATCGGTACCTGGCGATCATGTGGCCGCTGAAGCCGCGGCTCACCAAGCGGACCACCAAGATCTTGATCGCGCTCGTTTGGAGCGGTGCCCTGCTGACCGCAGCCCCGATCCCGCTGTTCTCATCCCTAGTTCAACCGATCGAGTACTACGACCAGTGTGACCTGTCGATCTGCACCGAGGTGTGGCCCGATCCGGACTCCGACCACAGCTACTCCGTCACCCTGATGACGCTCCAGTTCGTCCTGCCCCTCGTGGTCCTCATCTTCACCTACGTCCGAATTGCGCTCAAGGTTTGGGCGAAGGCCCCACCCGGCGAGTCCGTCAAGCAGCGCGACCTCCGCCTCCTGCAGTCCAAACGCAAGATGATCAAGATGATGATCACCGTCGTGGCGGTCTTCACCGGCTGCTGGCTGCCGTTCAACGTGTTCATGCTGGTCCCCCACCTGGATCCGGAGTGGCCCCCACTACCCTACCTGTGGTTCCTGTTTCACTGGCTCGCGATGTCCCACAGCTGCTACAACCCGATCATCTACTGCTACATGAACGAAAAGTTCCGGCAGGGATTCAGATTGTTGGTTCGGACGGGGAAGGCGAGGCTGGGTGCGGTGGTGGGGGGAGGTGCAAGGTTGAGGGACAACCGGAAGCGAAGTGATGTTAGCACCAGCACCGAGTTGAGTCATCTGTACCCGAGCACGATGATAAGTACGATCGGGGGGAGTCGGGAGTGGGGCGGTAAGGCGTGGGTGTGAAAAGTGACAGTTACTTGGATGAAAACAGGTTTTTGGCGAAGAACgcgttgttttgattttgaaggAAGTCCCTAAAGCTTGGTAACTCAGCACAAATCGTGAGATCCATTGAGTctgtttgagttattttttgatgagTTCCAAAAAATTCTTAACTTTAGTGTTGACAGGTTTCGGTATGAACTCTAAGTTGATTAGGGAGTTGAATTCCAAAGAGCTTTGACTTTCAACTGATGAGTTCAAGATGAGTTCCAAAGATGTGGAACTCACTTCAAAAATAGGCAACTGTCAAAAATGAGTACTTGTCAATGTCTGAACAGGCAATCGCTTTTCAATGGGTTTTAATGAGTATCTATGAGTTCTTATACATTTGACGTAAGACTACGTTTGTTTGATGACTTCCTAAAGTCATTTTAAGTTTGACGTAGGATTACGATTCTGTGGTTATTCTAAGATGAGTTCCAAGAAGCTGTGAGTTTAGTTTCGGTTCTAAAACTGATTATGGCTCCTAAAAGAGCTAAGATTGACGTAGGACtacgtttttttgtaattattttgaagacttttttggttttcagccATAACAGTTTCGACGACTGATGATCAGAAAAGGAAGTACGCACAACCAGTCGTTCCAAAAATTACAGTTCTGTGGGGCACATTCCTCCCAATTCATATTCTAATCAGGTGTCATCGCCATTCAGCCCGCGACTACAATGTGTACCACAGTGGATATGACGAAATTTCGTGAATTTGCATGAAACCACTGCGTTTCACCAGCACCAGCGCTGTGTCCAAGACAAAGAGAATACTAATTGGCAGCAGCGACGCGTTCCCCAAAAGCAGAACGCAGCACATTCAGCGGCGCAGAATAGGTTCGAGC
This is a stretch of genomic DNA from Culex pipiens pallens isolate TS chromosome 1, TS_CPP_V2, whole genome shotgun sequence. It encodes these proteins:
- the LOC120420148 gene encoding RYamide receptor-like; amino-acid sequence: MNLTLLDQNFTANASFDCDASSIVPEGIASLRFQVLICLAYTTIFLVSIVGNTAVFLVVHLQPRMNTVTNLLIANLATGDILMTIFCIPFSFISIFVLQYWPFGALICRIVNYSQAISVLISAYTMIAISADRYLAIMWPLKPRLTKRTTKILIALVWSGALLTAAPIPLFSSLVQPIEYYDQCDLSICTEVWPDPDSDHSYSVTLMTLQFVLPLVVLIFTYVRIALKVWAKAPPGESVKQRDLRLLQSKRKMIKMMITVVAVFTGCWLPFNVFMLVPHLDPEWPPLPYLWFLFHWLAMSHSCYNPIIYCYMNEKFRQGFRLLVRTGKARLGAVVGGGARLRDNRKRSDVSTSTELSHLYPSTMISTIGGSREWGGKAWV